The following proteins come from a genomic window of SAR202 cluster bacterium:
- a CDS encoding cob(I)yrinic acid a,c-diamide adenosyltransferase: MRIYTKKGDSGETGLLFGGRVSKADPRTDSYGSVDTAISAMGMARALCADPWVKETLLRTQHEMFTVATELATSPDHYDLLKERFSVVTAQMVEGLEKAIDEIAAQVTMPKSFIVPGASAGSGALDLARALVREAERRVVALSEAGQVQNPEVLRYLNRLSDLLFMLARLEDRDLPFEITTGEMRKQG, encoded by the coding sequence ATGCGCATCTACACCAAGAAGGGCGATAGCGGCGAGACGGGGCTTCTATTCGGGGGCCGCGTCTCCAAGGCCGACCCGAGGACGGACTCGTACGGGTCGGTGGATACCGCCATTTCGGCAATGGGCATGGCGCGGGCGCTCTGCGCGGACCCGTGGGTGAAGGAGACGCTGCTCAGGACCCAGCACGAGATGTTCACCGTTGCCACAGAGCTGGCCACCAGCCCGGACCATTACGACCTGCTCAAAGAGCGCTTCTCGGTAGTTACCGCCCAGATGGTTGAGGGCCTCGAAAAGGCAATCGATGAGATTGCCGCCCAGGTCACGATGCCGAAGTCGTTCATCGTTCCCGGCGCATCCGCGGGTTCCGGGGCGCTGGACCTGGCGCGGGCGCTGGTGCGCGAGGCGGAGCGCAGGGTGGTGGCGCTGAGCGAGGCCGGGCAGGTGCAGAACCCGGAGGTACTGCGCTATTTGAACAGGCTGTCCGACCTCCTGTTCATGCTCGCCCGTTTAGAGGACAGAGACCTACCGTTCGAGATAACAACGGGCGAGATGAGGAAGCAGGGGTAA
- the hisH gene encoding imidazole glycerol phosphate synthase subunit HisH: MKPLIAIVDYNAGNLRSVQKALELVGARTKITSDATDLATARGVVFPGQGANDPAMRQLKTRSLVDPIKDVIHSGKPFLGVCLGLQLLLESSEEGIVPALGIMQGTVKRLPQGLKVPHIGWNNVSFKRQHPVFEGVPDNSYFYFVHSYYADPESRGMVTGTTTYGVEFCSAAARGSMAAVQFHPEKSGKVGLKIYENFVRIVAES, encoded by the coding sequence ATGAAACCCCTTATCGCCATTGTGGACTATAACGCCGGCAACCTGCGGAGCGTGCAAAAGGCGCTCGAACTGGTGGGCGCGCGAACGAAGATAACGAGCGACGCCACCGACCTGGCGACAGCGAGGGGGGTTGTCTTCCCCGGGCAGGGCGCGAACGACCCCGCGATGCGGCAGCTCAAGACCCGTTCCCTGGTGGACCCCATTAAAGATGTCATACACAGCGGCAAGCCGTTTCTCGGCGTATGCCTGGGCCTCCAGCTATTGCTGGAATCGTCGGAGGAGGGCATCGTGCCGGCCCTTGGCATAATGCAGGGGACGGTCAAGCGACTCCCTCAGGGACTGAAGGTCCCCCACATAGGCTGGAACAACGTCAGCTTCAAGCGCCAGCACCCCGTATTCGAGGGAGTGCCGGACAACTCCTACTTCTACTTTGTTCACTCCTACTACGCCGACCCCGAAAGCCGGGGTATGGTGACCGGGACAACCACCTACGGCGTGGAGTTCTGCAGCGCCGCGGCGCGCGGCAGCATGGCCGCCGTGCAGTTCCACCCGGAGAAGAGCGGCAAGGTGGGCCTCAAGATTTACGAAAACTTCGTCCGCATTGTCGCGGAGTCCTGA
- the hisA gene encoding 1-(5-phosphoribosyl)-5-[(5-phosphoribosylamino)methylideneamino]imidazole-4-carboxamide isomerase: MEVIPAIDLKGGKCVRLFQGDYGKETVYSESPVAMARQWVAAGASRLHVVDLDGAKAGEPVNTAVIKEITLAVGVPVQVGGGIRNLAAARELTGAGVERLLIGTAAVETNIFIEHLCTELGPDAVAVSLDAKNGVVMVNGWTESSSVKASELLARISGAGLKRFIYTDVTRDGTLTEPNYGAIEALLRQTRLRMIVAGGVSSIQHLLKLSELGVEGAIIGKAIYTGDIDLAAAVKTVGGLRKG; encoded by the coding sequence ATGGAAGTCATTCCCGCGATAGACCTGAAGGGCGGCAAGTGCGTTCGGCTGTTTCAGGGTGACTACGGCAAGGAGACCGTGTACTCGGAGTCTCCCGTAGCCATGGCGCGGCAGTGGGTCGCCGCAGGCGCGTCCCGGCTGCACGTGGTGGACCTTGACGGCGCAAAGGCCGGGGAGCCGGTAAACACTGCCGTGATCAAGGAGATCACATTGGCCGTCGGCGTCCCCGTCCAGGTGGGCGGCGGCATCCGCAACCTGGCGGCCGCCCGGGAGCTGACCGGCGCAGGGGTCGAGCGCCTCCTGATCGGCACGGCTGCCGTCGAGACGAATATCTTTATCGAGCACCTGTGCACAGAGCTTGGGCCGGACGCCGTCGCAGTGAGCCTGGACGCGAAGAACGGCGTCGTCATGGTAAACGGCTGGACGGAGAGCAGCTCCGTGAAGGCGAGCGAACTGCTTGCCCGCATCTCTGGGGCCGGCCTGAAACGCTTCATTTATACGGACGTGACCCGCGACGGCACACTTACCGAGCCTAACTACGGCGCAATTGAAGCGCTCCTGAGGCAAACGCGGCTGAGGATGATAGTAGCCGGCGGCGTATCATCCATCCAGCACCTTCTGAAACTCTCGGAGCTGGGTGTTGAAGGCGCGATCATCGGCAAGGCGATCTACACGGGAGATATTGACCTGGCCGCGGCCGTGAAAACGGTCGGCGGCCTGCGCAAAGGGTAA
- a CDS encoding methyltransferase domain-containing protein, giving the protein MAVKLDTHRLISLIPIMPYHKVADIGVGTSGLTPTLAKYLFDGKVFAVDTNDERLKPSRDYVEKIKLRNVQHLVYKPGDKLSLDDASLDGAVMVLSLGKSSDPDALLEETKRVLKKGGWLVILGQRRASNVNGAEAEQFVSEDDAISKARSAGYRVREQKAFSDTYYMLMLRK; this is encoded by the coding sequence TTGGCAGTCAAACTGGACACGCACAGGCTTATCTCTCTTATCCCCATCATGCCGTACCACAAGGTGGCCGATATCGGCGTCGGCACGAGTGGGCTAACCCCTACCCTGGCCAAGTATCTCTTCGACGGCAAGGTATTCGCTGTAGACACCAACGACGAACGCCTCAAGCCCTCTCGCGACTACGTCGAGAAGATCAAGCTGCGGAATGTGCAGCACCTAGTGTACAAACCGGGCGACAAGCTCTCCCTGGATGACGCGTCGCTTGACGGGGCCGTCATGGTGCTCTCTCTGGGCAAGTCCAGCGATCCCGACGCCCTGCTTGAAGAGACAAAGCGCGTTCTCAAGAAGGGCGGGTGGCTGGTTATCCTCGGACAGCGGCGGGCATCGAATGTAAACGGCGCCGAGGCGGAACAGTTCGTATCGGAAGATGACGCCATCTCCAAGGCCCGCTCCGCCGGGTACCGCGTGAGGGAGCAGAAGGCGTTCTCGGACACCTACTACATGCTGATGCTCAGGAAATAG